In one window of Borrelia anserina Es DNA:
- the flcA gene encoding periplasmic flagellar collar protein FlcA: MPDIEKINKFKREILDSISDERAKKELFGINMDIEPPKEGEIIVPWESQREVFDLGEEPDEEELDLDSILGALDSEEVQKDSYDENNILLKDSKRVDIKPEFNDLNNDFDVLSPNLEENLNKVLDDNSVSLDGVVNFDLDNANGLQNLDAGSDLDSDVLNSSKLLDDEIGDDNLNQESVNDSDDDFDLENMISSLTVSDEKSDQLEIPSSNESVSGISNESSANLSDDEENDWSNLSDDFRFLEDGQKGFSGKYDFEINYPLFFKNLNSYPRNLRIAIAEALMLENVSRYKIEALVDLIEQNNKGLRFIAKFVGDIVGRSVQLPVMYYKAEEFSKLERKFSYRAYKALSSIFKIAFLFVILTFLSFYFLVDVMFFYIASDRKYKEGISYIYENKRDLAKAAFKDAYYMRPNKRWFLAYAKAFEDVRDFDSAEEKYEELFTIDPFSLGADDRRRKNFDKDGYISYASMKMRLGEYAAANSILDEVISHAIYDYEALMTKGNNYFQWAQIDPAYYKDSINNYTILLSKYGRRKEILFKLFNVYIEAGAEREAENVNAFIKANERLDIDEVVYTRYAKKLIDRYLRFTVYNKRINTLSRNLKHLSAQMNLLNKEFPGLKTGNEKSVSNTLSDVNLNSEIEYILRRILLKNPYYNKALFESGRYFYYMGDLKKSEGYLLTALDSFRKEDLVENASEKIIAYRILSDIYEKGNDTLKASNIINLALNEYDFYRRNGIVKGSRELALIYEKQGDILRYLNGFKAAISSYEMAINEGVNSPDVYYKLALLNYKESNYKDALTYLFKVENMFGFANSNKVLNSIASVLYKMGNFEAARTYYLRVLQNLESEKSSILGFKPKENDHHKALLVKQIEIYNNLGIVEIRASFGDRAGYNVVKDSNLFDSGIANLTESSRMFDLLNRDDDMVKNIKKDLASLNLRSVFKNDFVDSKILFYDNLADNL; this comes from the coding sequence ATGCCTGATATAGAGAAAATAAATAAGTTTAAAAGAGAAATATTAGATAGTATTTCTGATGAGAGAGCTAAAAAAGAGCTTTTTGGTATTAACATGGATATTGAACCTCCTAAGGAAGGGGAAATTATTGTTCCTTGGGAAAGTCAGAGAGAAGTCTTTGATTTAGGAGAAGAACCTGATGAGGAAGAGCTTGATTTAGATTCTATTCTTGGTGCCTTGGATAGTGAGGAAGTTCAGAAGGACTCATATGATGAGAATAATATTTTATTAAAAGATTCTAAAAGGGTAGATATTAAGCCTGAATTTAATGATTTAAATAATGATTTTGATGTTTTAAGTCCTAATCTTGAAGAAAATCTTAATAAAGTTCTTGATGATAATTCTGTTAGTTTAGATGGTGTTGTTAATTTCGATTTAGATAATGCTAATGGTTTGCAAAATTTAGATGCAGGTAGTGATTTGGATTCAGATGTATTAAATTCTAGTAAACTTCTTGATGATGAGATTGGTGATGATAATCTGAACCAGGAATCTGTTAATGATAGTGATGATGATTTTGACCTTGAGAATATGATTAGTAGTCTAACTGTATCAGATGAGAAAAGTGATCAGTTAGAAATTCCTTCTAGTAATGAATCTGTTTCTGGCATTTCTAATGAAAGTTCTGCGAATCTTAGTGATGATGAAGAGAATGATTGGTCTAATCTTTCTGATGATTTTAGATTTTTGGAAGATGGCCAGAAAGGATTTTCTGGTAAATATGATTTTGAAATTAATTATCCTTTATTTTTTAAAAATTTAAATTCTTATCCTAGAAATTTGAGAATTGCTATTGCTGAGGCTTTGATGTTAGAAAATGTTTCTAGATATAAGATTGAAGCATTAGTTGATCTTATTGAACAAAATAACAAGGGACTTAGGTTTATTGCTAAATTTGTTGGAGATATCGTTGGCCGTTCTGTTCAGTTGCCAGTTATGTATTATAAAGCAGAGGAATTTAGTAAACTTGAAAGGAAATTTAGCTATAGAGCTTATAAAGCTTTATCTTCAATATTTAAGATTGCATTCCTTTTTGTTATTTTAACCTTTTTATCTTTTTATTTTTTGGTTGATGTTATGTTTTTTTATATTGCATCTGATAGAAAATATAAAGAGGGAATATCATATATATATGAAAATAAAAGAGATCTTGCTAAAGCTGCTTTTAAAGATGCATATTATATGCGTCCTAACAAAAGATGGTTTCTAGCTTATGCTAAGGCTTTTGAAGATGTGAGAGATTTTGATAGTGCTGAGGAAAAATACGAAGAATTATTTACCATTGATCCATTTTCTTTGGGAGCTGATGATAGACGGCGCAAAAATTTTGATAAAGATGGGTATATATCTTATGCTTCTATGAAAATGAGACTTGGTGAGTATGCTGCTGCCAATTCGATTTTGGATGAGGTTATATCTCATGCTATTTATGATTATGAAGCATTAATGACTAAGGGTAATAATTATTTTCAGTGGGCTCAGATAGATCCTGCCTATTACAAAGATAGCATTAATAATTACACTATTTTGCTTTCAAAATATGGGCGTAGAAAGGAAATTTTATTTAAGCTTTTTAATGTATATATTGAAGCTGGTGCTGAGAGAGAGGCAGAAAATGTGAATGCTTTTATTAAGGCAAATGAAAGATTAGATATTGATGAGGTAGTTTATACTAGATATGCTAAAAAATTGATAGATAGATATCTTAGATTTACAGTTTATAATAAAAGGATAAATACTCTTTCTAGAAATCTGAAACATTTAAGTGCTCAAATGAACTTACTTAATAAAGAGTTTCCTGGTCTTAAAACAGGAAATGAAAAAAGTGTATCTAATACTTTAAGTGATGTTAATCTAAATTCAGAGATTGAATATATTCTTAGAAGGATTTTGTTGAAAAATCCTTATTATAATAAGGCTCTCTTTGAGAGTGGTAGATATTTTTATTATATGGGCGATCTTAAAAAATCAGAAGGTTATTTATTAACAGCATTAGATAGCTTTAGAAAGGAAGATTTAGTTGAAAATGCCTCTGAAAAGATTATTGCTTATAGAATTTTGTCAGATATTTATGAAAAAGGAAATGATACTCTTAAAGCAAGTAACATTATTAATCTGGCTTTAAATGAATATGATTTTTATAGGAGAAATGGTATTGTTAAAGGATCTAGAGAGCTTGCTTTGATTTATGAAAAACAGGGAGATATTCTTAGATATTTAAATGGTTTTAAAGCAGCTATCTCTTCTTATGAGATGGCAATAAATGAAGGGGTGAATTCTCCAGATGTTTATTATAAGTTGGCATTGCTCAATTATAAGGAAAGTAATTATAAAGATGCATTAACTTATTTATTTAAAGTTGAAAACATGTTCGGATTTGCAAATAGTAATAAAGTTTTAAATTCAATTGCGTCTGTTCTTTATAAAATGGGTAATTTTGAAGCTGCTAGGACTTATTATTTAAGAGTATTGCAGAATTTAGAATCAGAAAAGTCTAGCATTTTGGGTTTTAAACCCAAAGAGAATGATCATCATAAAGCTTTATTGGTAAAACAAATTGAGATTTACAATAATCTTGGTATTGTTGAAATAAGAGCATCTTTTGGTGATAGAGCTGGATATAACGTTGTTAAAGATAGTAATCTTTTTGATTCGGGAATTGCAAATTTGACCGAATCTTCTAGAATGTTTGATCTATTAAATCGTGATGATGATATGGTGAAAAATATTAAGAAAGATCTTGCTAGTTTAAATCTTAGAAGTGTTTTTAAGAATGATTTTGTTGATTCTAAGATTTTGTTTTATGATAATTTGGCTGATAATCTTTAA
- a CDS encoding ABC transporter permease, translated as MLKFTVQKLMEAIPTLIVITFLCFLIMKLAPGNPFDSEKPIDPQVKEKLMQKYHLDKPFYIQAYYYITNILKGDFGPSLAKKDFNVNQYIKLGFPKSFTIGIISLITSLTLGIFLGSLAAINKNTPTDYIIRTVAIFGLSVPTFVIGPVLQYFLSVKLKLLYTSGWISERGGLTNLIMPILTMSLPWIAIFTRIIRGSMLEILKSDFVRTAKAKGLSFNVIIRKHVLIGSILPIVSYIGPAFAGIISGSMVIEQIFRIAGMGTFTVEASLNRDYPLLMGSLLVYSTILLISILISDITYKRLDPRI; from the coding sequence ATGTTAAAGTTTACTGTGCAAAAGTTAATGGAAGCAATACCAACTTTAATAGTAATAACTTTTTTGTGTTTTTTAATAATGAAACTTGCTCCCGGAAATCCATTTGATTCTGAAAAACCTATAGACCCCCAAGTAAAAGAAAAACTAATGCAAAAATACCATCTTGACAAACCTTTTTATATACAAGCTTACTACTACATCACAAACATTTTAAAAGGAGACTTTGGACCATCATTAGCAAAGAAAGATTTTAATGTAAATCAATACATAAAATTAGGATTTCCTAAGTCATTTACAATCGGAATAATAAGTTTAATAACGTCTCTTACACTCGGAATTTTTCTTGGATCATTGGCAGCAATCAATAAAAATACTCCCACCGACTATATAATAAGAACAGTAGCAATATTTGGACTTTCCGTACCCACCTTTGTAATTGGACCTGTTTTACAATATTTTCTATCTGTCAAGTTGAAATTATTATATACTTCTGGATGGATCTCAGAACGTGGAGGTCTTACAAATTTAATTATGCCAATATTAACAATGAGTTTGCCATGGATAGCGATTTTTACACGCATTATTAGAGGTTCTATGTTAGAAATACTAAAGAGCGATTTTGTAAGAACAGCAAAAGCTAAAGGATTAAGCTTTAATGTAATAATAAGAAAGCATGTATTAATAGGCTCCATACTACCTATAGTAAGTTATATAGGCCCTGCATTTGCTGGCATAATTTCTGGCAGTATGGTTATTGAACAAATATTTAGAATTGCTGGAATGGGTACATTTACAGTAGAAGCATCTCTAAACAGAGATTACCCTCTACTCATGGGTTCACTATTAGTATATTCAACAATATTGCTCATTTCCATTTTAATATCTGATATTACCTACAAAAGACTTGACCCAAGAATATAG
- a CDS encoding ABC transporter ATP-binding protein, which produces MKNEKDIILKVENLVQTFTIGEDFLFWKNKRKVNALNGISFEVERNKTLGLVGESGCGKSTTLRTIMQLHRPTSGSIYFNGKDMTKLSKRELLKTRKDMQMVFQDPHTSLNPRMTIREIIEEPLVIYNENKILPKTKQEIEKRVNELMNLTGLAKSMLSRYPHEFSGGQRQRIGIARALALNPKLLLLDEAVSALDVSIRAQILNLLKDLQKELSLSYLFISHDLAVVKYMSDKIAVMYMGVILEIAPREILFSNPKHPYTKTLIASIPEIDPEKIKTKTIKLDEPSLTTIRNTSLTPENAPLEEVEKDHFVSKYLFDEMNSLLNKNET; this is translated from the coding sequence ATGAAAAATGAAAAAGACATAATTCTTAAGGTGGAAAACTTAGTACAAACATTCACAATTGGAGAAGACTTTTTATTTTGGAAAAATAAGCGTAAAGTAAATGCTTTAAATGGTATAAGCTTTGAAGTTGAACGTAACAAAACATTAGGACTTGTTGGGGAATCTGGCTGTGGAAAATCAACAACCTTAAGAACAATAATGCAACTCCACAGACCAACATCTGGTAGCATATATTTCAATGGAAAAGATATGACTAAACTATCAAAAAGAGAACTTCTAAAGACAAGAAAAGACATGCAAATGGTATTCCAAGACCCACACACATCTCTCAATCCAAGAATGACAATAAGAGAGATAATAGAAGAACCATTAGTGATATACAATGAAAACAAAATCCTTCCAAAAACTAAACAAGAAATAGAAAAAAGAGTAAATGAATTAATGAATCTTACCGGACTTGCAAAAAGCATGTTATCTAGATATCCACATGAATTTTCAGGAGGACAAAGACAAAGAATAGGAATAGCAAGAGCACTTGCTTTAAATCCAAAGCTATTACTGCTAGACGAAGCTGTATCTGCGCTAGATGTATCAATAAGGGCACAAATTTTAAATTTGCTTAAAGATTTACAAAAAGAATTGAGTCTATCTTATCTATTTATCTCTCACGACTTGGCAGTAGTAAAATACATGAGCGATAAAATTGCAGTAATGTACATGGGGGTCATCCTAGAAATTGCACCTAGAGAAATTTTATTCTCAAACCCTAAGCATCCATACACAAAAACATTAATAGCATCTATTCCTGAAATTGATCCTGAAAAAATCAAAACTAAAACTATCAAACTTGATGAACCATCTCTAACAACTATACGAAACACATCCTTAACACCAGAAAATGCACCTCTTGAAGAAGTAGAAAAAGATCATTTTGTATCTAAGTATCTTTTTGATGAAATGAACAGCCTGTTAAATAAAAATGAGACTTAA
- a CDS encoding ABC transporter permease, which produces MNKYEEQDTHFEIQTANKRAWLRFKENKLAFSSIFIIGFYVLIAILQPILPTYKYYTQVVEHADLPPSFRHAGQLWYEKELNFIKRLSSKEKREINEEEKAKLEDIKNKIETDIQKINGKEVKIHKRIYLLGTDSLGRDLLARIIQGSQISISIGFIGAFISMIIGTIIGAIAGFFGSIIDKIITKIIEILYVLPTLLVIITLMTVMERNIIGLFIAISIISWLTISRIVRGQVKSLAKSEFIQAARTLGATNRRMIFKHLIPNSLGMIVIITTMNVPSFIMLESFLSFLGLGISAPMTSWGELIKNGVPTFIEYPWKIFIPAAVMTIFLLFMNFLGDGLRDALDPKDNL; this is translated from the coding sequence ATGAACAAATATGAGGAACAAGACACACATTTTGAAATCCAAACAGCAAACAAAAGAGCTTGGTTAAGATTCAAGGAAAACAAACTCGCATTTTCCAGTATATTTATCATTGGATTTTACGTCTTAATCGCAATACTTCAGCCAATACTACCAACATACAAATACTACACTCAAGTAGTAGAACATGCGGATTTGCCACCATCTTTTAGGCATGCTGGACAACTCTGGTATGAAAAGGAACTCAACTTTATAAAAAGATTATCATCAAAAGAAAAACGAGAAATAAATGAAGAAGAAAAAGCAAAATTAGAAGACATAAAAAATAAAATAGAAACTGATATTCAAAAAATTAATGGAAAAGAAGTTAAAATACACAAAAGAATATATTTACTAGGAACAGACAGTCTTGGACGAGACTTGCTTGCAAGAATAATACAAGGAAGTCAGATATCAATATCTATAGGATTTATAGGAGCATTTATATCAATGATTATAGGCACCATAATAGGTGCAATAGCAGGTTTTTTTGGTAGTATTATCGACAAAATAATAACAAAAATAATTGAAATCCTTTATGTCCTACCCACTTTGCTTGTCATAATCACTTTAATGACTGTTATGGAAAGGAATATTATTGGATTATTTATTGCAATTAGTATTATTTCATGGCTAACAATTTCTAGGATTGTAAGAGGTCAAGTAAAATCACTTGCAAAATCTGAATTTATACAAGCTGCTAGAACGCTAGGCGCAACAAATAGAAGAATGATATTCAAACATTTAATTCCTAATAGCCTTGGCATGATAGTAATTATCACAACAATGAACGTCCCATCATTTATTATGCTCGAATCATTTTTATCATTTCTAGGCCTTGGAATATCAGCTCCAATGACAAGTTGGGGAGAATTAATAAAAAATGGAGTTCCAACATTCATTGAATACCCATGGAAAATTTTCATCCCAGCAGCAGTTATGACAATATTCCTACTATTCATGAACTTTTTAGGCGACGGATTAAGAGATGCGCTTGATCCAAAAGACAATCTTTAG
- a CDS encoding 1-acyl-sn-glycerol-3-phosphate acyltransferase: MFIQNESFNKYFKGIKSEFLSRFKAIEKMNCLNNSYHEADSVSRSLVDTMIKRLLKENSTIVGVQNVLKLYEKSKSGKSSIILMEHYSNFDFPCFQFLLNKMGYEEVAEHIVPIAGVKLFKDDLLIKTLSLGYSVIFIYPPHAFVGVDQETIRERRVFNSNSMRCIVDKKSSGYMILIFPTATRYRKGRPETKRIISEISSYFKLFDYFMMVGINGNILEVASNEDMSCDVFKEDTLVYNATEILDIFEYKNLILEKLSQEGLKPTKEILGSRIADDLEKRFEVLHKEGSKIYNDLS, from the coding sequence ATGTTTATACAGAACGAGAGTTTTAACAAATATTTTAAAGGTATTAAGAGTGAGTTCCTTAGTAGATTTAAAGCTATTGAAAAGATGAATTGTTTGAATAATTCATATCATGAAGCAGATTCTGTTAGCAGGAGTTTGGTTGATACAATGATTAAAAGGCTTCTTAAGGAGAATTCTACTATTGTTGGTGTTCAAAATGTTTTGAAACTTTATGAAAAATCCAAATCTGGCAAGTCCTCAATCATATTAATGGAACACTATAGCAATTTTGATTTTCCTTGTTTTCAGTTTTTGCTTAATAAAATGGGCTATGAAGAAGTTGCAGAGCATATTGTTCCTATAGCTGGTGTTAAACTTTTTAAAGATGATTTGTTAATTAAGACTTTATCTTTGGGTTATAGCGTAATATTTATTTATCCTCCGCATGCATTTGTTGGAGTAGATCAGGAGACAATCAGAGAAAGGCGAGTTTTTAATTCTAATTCTATGAGATGTATTGTGGATAAAAAGAGTAGTGGGTATATGATTCTTATTTTTCCAACTGCCACAAGATATAGGAAAGGTAGGCCTGAGACTAAAAGAATAATTTCAGAAATTTCAAGTTACTTTAAGCTTTTTGATTATTTTATGATGGTTGGTATTAACGGAAACATTCTTGAAGTTGCATCAAACGAAGATATGTCTTGTGATGTTTTTAAAGAGGATACTCTTGTGTATAATGCAACAGAAATATTAGATATATTTGAGTACAAAAATTTAATTTTAGAGAAGTTAAGTCAGGAAGGATTAAAACCGACAAAAGAAATTTTGGGTTCTAGAATCGCTGATGATTTAGAAAAACGTTTTGAGGTTCTTCATAAAGAGGGATCCAAGATATATAATGATTTAAGTTAG
- a CDS encoding peptide ABC transporter substrate-binding protein → MKYKIIIILSFLIAWLASCSNDEQKDKITFRVTNEAEPDSLDPQLATSSQSFNIIMNTFAGLTTRDTKTGGHKPGLAKSWDISDDGTVYTFHLREGVIWSDGVPITAEGIRKSYLRILNKETGSQYVDMVKSTIKNAQDYFEGKILESELGIRTINNSTLEITLIAPKPYFPDMLIHQTFIPVPIHAIEKYGNDWTKPENMVVSGAYKLKERIPNEKIVLEKNDKYYNALNVDIDEVIFYQVQTNTAYNMYINDELDFLMKISTEYLDEARLRNDYYSHPINRVNYLSFNINAKPLDNVKIREALSLAIDREALNKITLKGQSEPTRNLTPNLENYSYGKQLKLFDPNRAKQLLAEAGYPNGEGFPTLKYKTPKRDGMAITAEFLQEQFKKVLNINIEIEIEEWNTFLSNRNIGNYQMSHMGWAGDYMDPLTFLESLFTTENQGFGAYGYSNKEYDNLIKQSNFAKDPIERQEILRKAEAIIIEQDFPIAPLSILKSHYLFRNDKWTNWIPNVAEAYLYEEIKYKREYTN, encoded by the coding sequence ATGAAATACAAAATAATAATTATTTTATCTTTTTTGATTGCATGGTTAGCTTCCTGTTCCAATGATGAGCAGAAAGATAAAATAACATTTAGGGTAACGAATGAAGCTGAGCCCGATTCACTGGATCCCCAACTTGCTACATCTTCTCAATCATTTAACATAATTATGAACACATTTGCAGGTTTAACAACAAGAGATACAAAAACCGGGGGACATAAACCAGGACTAGCTAAATCGTGGGATATATCTGATGATGGAACTGTATATACATTTCACTTAAGAGAAGGTGTCATTTGGAGTGATGGAGTTCCTATTACTGCTGAAGGTATTCGCAAGTCTTACCTTAGAATATTAAATAAAGAAACAGGTTCACAATATGTCGATATGGTAAAGTCAACAATCAAAAATGCACAGGATTACTTTGAGGGTAAAATATTGGAATCGGAACTTGGTATCAGAACTATAAATAATTCAACCTTAGAAATAACTTTAATTGCTCCAAAACCTTACTTTCCTGACATGCTAATCCATCAAACATTCATACCAGTACCAATTCATGCTATTGAAAAATATGGAAATGACTGGACAAAACCTGAAAATATGGTAGTAAGTGGCGCATACAAATTAAAGGAAAGAATCCCAAACGAAAAAATAGTGCTTGAAAAAAATGATAAGTACTATAATGCTTTAAATGTTGACATAGACGAAGTAATATTTTATCAGGTACAAACCAATACTGCTTATAATATGTACATAAATGATGAGCTTGACTTTTTAATGAAAATATCAACAGAATATTTAGATGAAGCTAGGCTAAGAAATGATTACTATTCTCACCCTATAAACAGAGTAAACTACCTGTCATTTAATATCAATGCTAAGCCACTTGATAATGTAAAGATTAGGGAGGCTTTAAGTCTTGCCATTGACAGAGAAGCACTCAACAAGATTACTCTAAAAGGACAATCAGAACCAACAAGAAACTTAACCCCAAATTTGGAAAACTATTCTTACGGAAAACAATTAAAATTATTTGACCCAAATAGAGCAAAACAACTACTAGCTGAAGCTGGCTACCCTAACGGAGAAGGCTTTCCTACTCTTAAATATAAGACCCCAAAACGCGATGGAATGGCAATAACCGCAGAGTTCTTACAAGAACAATTTAAAAAAGTACTAAACATCAACATCGAAATTGAAATTGAAGAGTGGAATACATTCCTAAGCAATAGAAATATAGGTAATTACCAAATGTCACATATGGGATGGGCAGGAGATTATATGGATCCACTAACATTCCTTGAAAGTCTATTTACAACAGAAAATCAAGGATTTGGAGCATATGGTTATTCAAACAAAGAATATGACAATTTAATAAAACAATCTAATTTTGCAAAAGATCCAATAGAAAGGCAAGAAATCTTAAGAAAAGCTGAGGCAATAATCATAGAACAAGACTTCCCCATAGCTCCATTATCAATACTTAAATCACACTATCTATTCAGAAATGATAAATGGACTAATTGGATTCCTAATGTTGCAGAAGCTTATCTCTATGAAGAAATAAAATATAAGAGAGAATATACTAATTAA
- a CDS encoding peptide ABC transporter substrate-binding protein, whose product MKIKQQLFIIFFFIAILSCSKENSKEHSSFKITMGGEPKSIDPQLAEDKIGAHIIAQMFSGIVEGDSKTGGYKPGLAKSWDISDDGTVYTFHLREGVIWSDGVPITAEGIRKSYLRILNKETASNYVGMVKSTIKNAKDYYEDKISESELGIRAIDNSTLEITLIAPKPYFLDMLVHQTFTPIPIHAIEKYGNDWTKPENMVVSGAYKLKERIPNEKIVLEKNDKYYKSKDVELQEVIFYTITDASTAYRMYENNEIDALSIIPPDLIKEIKLRNDYYSSAINGLYYFSFNTQIKPLDNVKVRKALTLAIDRETLMKKVINNGSIPTRNITPTFNHYSYGKPLKLFDPNSAKQLLAEAGYPDGAGFPELTIKYNTSESHKKITEFIQNQWARILNIKVKLENEEWASFLETKQKGNYEIARAGWIGDYSDPLTFLSLFQKEFSHFSSYEYFNKEYENLINQSDIEQDPIKRQDILRKAEAIIIEQDFPIAPIYIYAGNYLFRNDKWTGWSPNISERFYFSELKRK is encoded by the coding sequence ATGAAAATAAAACAACAGCTATTTATAATATTTTTCTTCATAGCTATTTTATCCTGTAGCAAGGAAAACAGCAAAGAACATTCATCATTCAAAATCACAATGGGAGGAGAACCTAAATCAATAGACCCTCAATTAGCTGAAGATAAAATAGGTGCCCATATAATTGCACAAATGTTTAGTGGCATAGTAGAAGGCGATTCAAAAACTGGCGGATACAAACCAGGATTAGCTAAATCGTGGGATATATCTGATGATGGAACCGTATATACATTTCACTTAAGAGAAGGTGTTATCTGGAGCGATGGAGTTCCTATTACTGCTGAGGGTATTCGCAAGTCTTACCTTAGAATATTAAACAAAGAAACAGCATCAAATTATGTTGGTATGGTGAAGTCAACAATCAAAAATGCAAAAGATTACTACGAGGATAAAATATCGGAATCGGAACTCGGTATCAGAGCTATAGATAATTCAACTTTAGAGATAACTTTAATTGCTCCAAAACCTTACTTTCTCGACATGCTAGTTCATCAAACATTCACACCAATACCAATTCATGCTATTGAAAAATATGGAAATGACTGGACAAAACCTGAAAATATGGTAGTAAGTGGCGCATACAAATTAAAGGAAAGAATCCCAAACGAAAAAATAGTACTTGAAAAAAATGATAAGTACTATAAATCTAAAGATGTTGAATTACAAGAAGTAATTTTCTATACAATAACTGATGCTTCAACTGCATACAGAATGTATGAAAATAACGAAATAGATGCACTCTCAATTATCCCACCTGACTTAATAAAAGAAATAAAACTAAGAAATGATTATTACTCATCTGCTATTAATGGTCTTTACTACTTTTCATTTAACACACAAATTAAGCCACTTGACAACGTAAAAGTCAGAAAAGCTTTAACACTTGCGATTGATAGAGAAACATTAATGAAAAAAGTTATAAACAATGGCTCTATTCCTACAAGAAATATAACCCCAACCTTTAATCACTATTCTTACGGAAAACCACTAAAATTATTTGATCCAAATAGCGCAAAACAACTACTAGCTGAAGCTGGTTATCCTGATGGTGCAGGTTTTCCTGAACTAACAATCAAATATAATACAAGTGAAAGTCACAAAAAAATTACTGAATTTATTCAAAATCAATGGGCAAGAATTTTAAATATCAAAGTTAAACTTGAAAACGAAGAATGGGCATCATTCTTAGAAACTAAACAAAAGGGAAACTATGAAATAGCAAGAGCTGGTTGGATAGGAGACTACTCAGATCCATTAACATTCTTAAGCTTATTTCAAAAAGAGTTTTCCCACTTTTCATCATATGAATACTTTAACAAAGAGTATGAAAATTTAATAAATCAATCTGATATAGAACAAGATCCAATTAAAAGACAAGATATTTTAAGAAAAGCCGAGGCAATAATTATAGAACAAGATTTTCCCATTGCACCAATATACATATATGCAGGAAATTACTTATTCAGAAATGATAAATGGACTGGTTGGTCACCTAATATTTCAGAAAGATTTTATTTCTCTGAACTTAAAAGAAAATAA
- a CDS encoding ABC transporter ATP-binding protein, translating to MKEDYILEIKNLAIEFKLKHTTINPVNNINLRIKKGEIRAIVGESGSGKSVTSMAILKLLPSTTVYQNGEIIFEGQDLLKLSEQEIQNIRGNKIAMIFQDPMTSLNPYLRISTQIEETIMIHQKLDKKTAKQKAIEMLKTVGVINAEEKIEYYPHQFSGGMRQRVMIAMALSCHPSLLIADEPTTALDVTIQEQILLLIKSLSKKFNTSTILITHDLGVVAEVCDTVSVMHQGKFVEEGTVQEIFKNPKHPYTIGLLKSILTLDKDPNEKLYSMKDYPIETTKNGIGEC from the coding sequence ATGAAAGAAGACTATATACTAGAAATAAAAAACTTAGCAATTGAATTTAAGTTAAAACATACAACAATAAATCCTGTAAACAATATAAACTTAAGGATTAAAAAAGGAGAAATTAGGGCTATTGTTGGAGAATCTGGAAGTGGAAAATCCGTTACAAGCATGGCAATATTAAAACTATTGCCATCCACAACAGTATATCAAAATGGAGAAATAATATTTGAAGGGCAAGACCTACTAAAGCTTAGCGAACAAGAGATTCAAAACATTAGGGGAAATAAAATAGCAATGATATTCCAAGATCCAATGACTTCTTTAAACCCATACTTAAGAATATCCACACAAATCGAAGAAACAATAATGATACATCAGAAATTAGATAAAAAAACAGCAAAGCAAAAAGCAATAGAAATGCTAAAAACAGTTGGTGTTATTAACGCAGAAGAAAAAATAGAATATTATCCACATCAATTTTCAGGAGGAATGAGACAAAGAGTTATGATTGCAATGGCTCTGAGTTGCCACCCATCATTATTAATTGCAGATGAGCCTACCACAGCCCTTGATGTTACAATCCAAGAACAAATATTACTACTCATTAAAAGCTTATCTAAAAAATTCAATACCTCTACTATATTAATAACCCATGATCTAGGAGTGGTTGCAGAAGTATGTGACACAGTTTCTGTAATGCACCAAGGAAAATTTGTAGAAGAAGGTACAGTACAAGAAATATTTAAAAATCCCAAACATCCATACACAATTGGACTTTTAAAATCAATACTTACTCTTGATAAGGATCCAAATGAAAAACTCTATTCAATGAAAGATTATCCTATCGAAACTACTAAAAATGGAATTGGAGAATGCTAA